The Zingiber officinale cultivar Zhangliang chromosome 2A, Zo_v1.1, whole genome shotgun sequence genomic sequence gttgttgtgagctatagtccaaaatataactcatataaagtatcatattatgcgcaTAATGGGTCaacccaaaggaagacacattatgtgatcaattaaagtttgaattatatTAGAGAGTATCACTAACAAATAATATGTCGttccaaaggaagacatattatgtcgtacttggtatctcataaagagctcatttatatgcatttaaaagtttattttatttgcataattttatattacttatatgttcttggctttagtTAAATCGTGAACTAAAATAAATTTCCCTTTTTAATTTCAGTGCAATTTATAACTGCCagcattaataacatcccaacacTAACTAATTTGAATTTTATTGAATGGAAAGAATACATAATCGTAGTCTTAGGCCgcatggacttagactatgcattaagaaATGATCGTCCCACACCTCtgaccagtgctagcactatagaaAAAAGGGTTGAATTCCAGCTGTGAGAGAAATCAAATCGTATGTATCTGAGTATCATGAAACTTTCCATACCGACACCAATAAAGGGCTCAATAACAGAGGgaggagatgctaggagtttcctGGACCAATTAGTAGgccgattcacctcaaatgaaaaggtcgagactaccacacttcttacgaagttggtaaccatgcaGTACAATTGTAAAAGAAAcataagggagtacattatggagatatcCAATATAGCGACAAGTCTGAAAACATtaaaactcgatatgtctgagggtatgttagtgcatttcgtcttgatgtctctgcctgcacggttcactccttttaagatatcatataatacttaaaaagAAAAGTGGACATTGAAGAGCTCATTGCTTAATGCGTTCAAGAGGAAGGaagactaaagattgagacatctgagagcactcacttagcatctggttctcaaagtacgagcaagaaacgaaagagaatcaataataaaggaaaaggaaaataaactgTAGATTCTGGAGATAATGGccataaggagcacaagaagcagGAGAAGGAATGTGCTtgtttcttttgcaagaagaaagGCCATATAAAGAAAGGTTGCCTCAAGTACGCCAACTGACAtgtaaagaaaggtaaacttctcaactttgttagttcggaaGTCAATTTAGCTATTGTACCCATTGACATTTGGTGGATAGATATGCAGGGTTATTTCAGGAGCCAACTTacgcttgatggtgaaagatacatctatacaggaaatggaaagaaggctaaaaTCGAGTCAATTGGTGTTTTTATgctttgtttaggaaccaatGTCTTTCTgggtttagaaaatacatttattgtaccgtcttttcgatgaaatttaatttcaatttcttgtttggataaattaggttattcttgttcatttagaaatgaaattttcaatattttctttaattcagtgttgattagcaatggttccttggttgataaggtttataaattgaacacctttactcctacAGTTGACAACGTGATAATACATAGCATAGGTATGAACCGTAAATTGACTAACGAGAATTTTTTCATGTTGTGGCATAGacgtttaggacatatatccaaacaactcctagaaaggttaatgtcacatgaGATTCTCGATTCCCTTaacatgtcagactttgatgtctgcatagagtgtatcaaggggaggaccactaacaaaaggaataaggtGGCTAGCCATTGTAGTGATGTTTTAGAGCTAATATATACAAATATTTATTGATCATTCCCTAAGACATCTTAGAATGGAgatttattagcttcatagacgactattccaGATTTGGTTATCTGTAACTTATTcatgaaaaatcataattttgggacatattcaaaattttcaaagccgaagttgaacttcaactaggtaagaaaattaaagctgTCCGATCTAACCGGAGGTGAATGTtacggtcgatatgatggatTAGGTGAACAACGTCCAGGACCTTTTGTGAATTACTTTACTGAGTGTGGAATTGTGCCTCAGTATACCATGCCTGGTTTACCCAGTCAGAATGTTGTACTTGAGCGTCGCAATCGAACCCTAAAGGACATGataagaagtatgatgactttcacttctctactaGAGTCTTTGTAGAGTGAAACACTCAAGGTTGTAGTTTACttactcaatagagtacctagtaagacAATAACTAAAATCTCATTTGAGATGTGGACAGGTAGAAAGCCTATCATTAGGTATTTACATGTTTGGGGTTGTTCAGTTGAAGCTAGGCCTTATAGACATAATGAAAGGAAACTTGACTCAAGAACAGTTAGCTGTAATTTTATAGGTTACTCAgagaagtcaagagggtataaattttatgatccctctaatagatccttcttcgaaacAGGAAATGCCAAGTTCATTAAGGACGGTGGGAGTGATAAGGTAAGGGAAATATCTTTTGAGGAATGCATTGGAAATTCTCCTATGGTCATTATTAGTGCGATCAATAGCGACGTGGTTACCATACCGCACATTATGAGCATTACACATCTAGTGAGCGTAGTGAACCATGATATTTCTatgacatctccaatgcaattaGAGGAGTCTACCACTGAAATTGAAATATtacctcatattgatgagcaagtacctcaaccacctcaaacacaagtgcCTTTAAGGCGATCCACAAGGGAATAGAGAACCACAAATTcttgtgattatgtttatctctaaGAGTATGATTTTGGCATTGGGTTTGAGAGTGATCATACATctttctaagaagtcaaacaatgctctaaccctaaaaggtggattaacgccatgcaagaagagttgaagtctatggtgGACAATGACAtttgggaacttgtcgaattgcctgAAGGAAAGAAGTCCGTTggctgtaaatggatatttaaaacgaAGCGAGATTCAAGGGgtaatgtcgaaaagtataagacTCGTCTTGTTCCCGAGGGATTCACTCAGAAATAatacattgattacaaggagactttctcactcccttagggtaatcatggcACTTATAGCTTATTATGATTTGGAGGtacatcaaatggacgtaaagactgcattcctcaatggagacatagaggagtctatatatatgttGTAACCAGAGAACTTTAAGTCTAAAGACTccaagcacctagtatgtagattaaagaaattCATTTATGATTTAAAACAGACATCTCGTCAGTGGTACCGGAAATTTGATCAAGTAGTTACcttatttggatttaaagagaaccccgttgatcagtgcatatatgtcaagttcagtgggagcaagtttattatacttgttttgtatgtggacgatatattgcttgtgagcaataataagggtatgctgcatcaaaccaagtcatttctatctgataattttgaaatgaaagatcttggtaaaACATCCTTTGTTTTATGTATACAGATCTATCATGATCGTTCAAGAGGCATTCTTGGGCTTTCACAACatgcctatattgaaaaggtgcttataatgtatggtatgcagaactgtacacctggtgacacacctgtgtaaagaggtgacaagttcagcttgcagcagtgttcacgacttgaacttgaaataaaggagatggagcaattcccatatgcgtcagcagtgggaagtctcatgtatgcacaagtttgtactcgactAAATATAACATTTATAGTTGGAATGTTAACCAGATATGTTAGTAACCCAGAACTGTCACATTGGAAAACGGTAAAGAAAGTGAtgcggtatttgcaaagaactaaaggacatatgctcacgtatcggagatcagatcacttggaggtgattggatattcagactctgattttGCTAGATGCTTGGATAGCAGAAGGTCCACTTCGGACTATATCTTCATGCTTGCTGaaggggctatatcttggaagagtgtAAAGTAAACACTaatagccacttctactatgaaGGCAGAGTTGATAACAtgctatgaagcatccaatcacgGAATTTGACTGTTGAACTTCATCACAATATTGCATATCGTTGATGACATTGATAGGTCATTGAGGAtttactgtgataataaagtcgCAGAACTTTATGTCAAAAACTACCACAGTTCGTCGAAGCCTAAATACATCGATATTaagtttctagcggttaaagaaagagttcagagttgttAGATTATAGTAGAGCACATTAGCACAGATTCCATATTGGCCGATTCACTCACCAAAGGTCTAGTACCTAAGGTGCttcatgcgcatgttgtggatatgggagtccttcttatggaagaagaactcatctagtaggagtctgtatttattgctctatGTTAATTAATGAAAACaaacatttgttttgattattgtacgtacttaaagttcaaaacagtAATAGGAATTTATATATTTGTTTGGCACTCTGACTATGATATCATTATTTACTGTTGCTATTTAATATTTGGTGTTTGTAAATAAGatatagattccttttggaatcatatagtttggatcatgatttgctattgcagtttagcataaagtattttgcaaatatgatctaacctcttttgaggtcatcttaggaccagttgaaaattgacatgtattgatcacatttcatgtaattttcactcACACATCTACATCTTGATTTATGTCATTAATGTAATTgatattgtgattactgttggggtttgttacgatcatatacagGAGCTATGATCTCTTTAGTCCTATACTAATGAAGTTAATCGATTAGATTGTTTCCAGGGGTATCTTGTatccataaagtttgatatcaactaaagttttacttgtattccaCATATAACTCACATATAGCACAAGTGAGAGATTATTGGATATCATAATCCCTATTAGGTGGGATAATTTATAAGTTGCATATGTAAATACAATCTAAATCCTTTAAAGTGATCTATTTAGGCTTATTGGGTTTAGTTGTTGGATGTAGACCTTGTATGTATAGAACCTTTAGTCTcgtatctattatcatctatatgttgataatagatgttcaatatatatatagacttataatccgcatctattattatctatgggctgataataaatgcccactatatatagggttggtccCCAAGGTTTAGGGAATCATCTTGACATAGTTTCTTGTTCCCCATTAACAAGAAGCTTTACGACGCCGTCATCCCTTAAGCCCCTTGAAGACCTTCCTTTCCGCTGCATTTTCTTCCACAGAAATTAAGCCGACGACGCTAAAGACAAGgatatgactcttcaatcaggttccttgtctattatgtttatgtatttatttttcttatgtcatgtttaattgataaaacgaagatccatgctcatatgttcttatatttcctatatatgaatttttatacgGTTCTTAGAATCCATGCAGCTTAGGTTTTATAAGAACTATCAGTTAACACTTATTTCATGTTTATTCATATCTTTTTATAGCATGACATATTTGATTTATGATCCGGTTTTAGTATGCATATATGACTGACACTTGTGTGCATTTTCATATTCCACGGGATGTAGGGAAGAACGAAAGGTGAATCTAATTCTCCAACTCTTAAAGTCCGAGACACAAGAGGTTGTTCATGAAAGTAGTTCAAAACATCACGAGGGTACCTTTAGCTATCACAGAGTTTAATGGATTTATCCCGATTCAACATCACAAAGTAATGGAGCACTTAGAAGATTGTGAGATATCATGACAGGTGTCTCCCTGAGGAAGCATAGTAAGGTTATCTTGAAAGTATGCACCGTGTTTGGATAGACACACTAGTATAATTCCAAAAGTCTATATCAGGTACTTCATAATAGACCACCTtcataattattaaatacaaaGGTAAAAGAGTGGATAATATTTAAGGTATCAATAATCATCGTGGAGAAATTGAAATCCTAGAATTGATTCTCAAAATCAATTTTCTCTCACAAACTCTTCTCGATTTCttagtttattttctttctttgacGATTCTCTTGACTTTGATTTGTTTAGATAGTCTATTTTATGATTCTGATTAGTACTCAATTTACAGTCCTATGAGATCGATCATTTATTATTTCACGACAACCGTACACTTGTAAATTTCTCACATCACTAGCCAATTCAATTCTTTTACACTCCAACATCAAACCCCCAGCTTGCACACTATAAAAAGCATTAATATATAAATGTAAATCTACCATAAAGTTAAACAAGCTCATTAATAGATCTTGTTGGATTATTGAAAATGGACACTCTGAACAAACTACCGATGACCTACATGAAGGAACGCATCCTTGGTCTCACAATGGATTGAGCTCCATCCACAAAGATGGTGGTGCCAGTCATGTATCGCGAGTCATCTCCCACCAAGTACATCACCGTGGAAGCAAGGTCATTCTTCGGATCGAGCCATCTCAACAGTGGCATTACATCTGCAGTAGACTTCTCGGCCTTGTCTTTCCCAACTGAACGAGGGTACTCATCGTCCAAGTGCAAACCGCGCGCAACAGCATTGACCCGGATATTGTATTTGCCAACCTCTAAGGCTGATAACTGTAGTGAGATAGATTTaggaaaagaaaaacagaaaTAGGAACGAAGACTTTCAGTTTATCCAATTCTTATGTTTGGAGCATATATCACATTTATCACTAGAATATTCAATAGTCATGCACTTGGTTGACAATACAAGCTTCATATGCATTGTACTCTAACAACCATACCCTTCAACACTTCCCAATCTCCTTCCAACCTCCTGTACTACTTTCTAACCTCTTACTACTACAAAGTTATAAAACCATGAGCTGAGTTCATTGCTTGTTTCCATATCAGTTAGTCACGTCGAAGTCATCAAAGGGATAACATTGGTTGCTTCACTTTAACTGATTGCACAACATGAATCATTAAAAGTATTTTGTACAAATTCTCTTGTTCTTATGCCTTATAAAGGACATAAACAAACATGTGTGATACATTGAACAAGATTATAAGTCATAATTCGTATAAGTTGAGATGAGTGTTATGATGAAAACAATTTCATGTTTTTCATGGTAAATACTCAGTTTCAAAGTTGTTCATCTTGATAAATGTTGCACTTTGAGAAGAATGTGGAGCTAAAATATACTTACTCGAACCAATTGTTGCACTGCAGCCAAGCTTGAGCCATAGGCAGCAGCACCTGGATACAAGCCTCTTTCTGCCCCGAGGATCTGGGATATGAAAACAATAGATCCACCTGCTTTCTGATCCCGCATCAGCTTTGCGACTGCTTTTTGTAGAAACCATGGTGCCATAAAATTAATTACGACCGTCTTTTTAAATTCCTGTTCAGTCACATGTAGATATTCTTGCATTTTCCCTGTTCAAAGAGGAAGAATGCATATTTAGCTACAAAAAAGCTCATCTAGTGATCAACCAAAAACAAACCAAACAATAGCTGAAAGTACCCAAAAGAATGAACTTGAGTGGCATCAAGACATCAATTAAAGATAAGAATATTTGTGTAGGGTTCTAAAATAGGATTTCagcaaacatttttttatttcatttggcTAAAAGAATTTAATGGGTAGATTTGGTTAAAGATTGT encodes the following:
- the LOC122043031 gene encoding 3-oxoacyl-[acyl-carrier-protein] reductase FabG-like, producing MEGSGKRVLLASNGDDISMGVAYHLAKSGCSLVLLGNESQLQTMAEDIMISLNEPTYVKVVGLNVDEDHEDNFDKAVGTAWKILGKLDAFVNCYSYEGKMQEYLHVTEQEFKKTVVINFMAPWFLQKAVAKLMRDQKAGGSIVFISQILGAERGLYPGAAAYGSSLAAVQQLVRLSALEVGKYNIRVNAVARGLHLDDEYPRSVGKDKAEKSTADVMPLLRWLDPKNDLASTVMYLVGDDSRYMTGTTIFVDGAQSIVRPRMRSFM